Within the Salvia hispanica cultivar TCC Black 2014 chromosome 4, UniMelb_Shisp_WGS_1.0, whole genome shotgun sequence genome, the region AACCATTTAGTTTACCAGAGAATTGTCTGAGAACAGCCTAGTAGAAAATACACACGCCCAACCCCCAAACAACAAGAAACATCAGAAAACAGAGCAATTATTCAGAAAAAAgaggttttttaaaaattaaactgtATAAAGTAGTAGAACAACAACAATTGCTAGTTTTTTCCAATGCACATATCGGAAAACTTTCAAAATTCATCTCTATATGTATAACCCTATATCATTTACCAAATTAAGACAGAGTTCTTCAAGTGGCTATTGCTGGTAGTCCAAAGTAATTTAGGAAAGGGAGGTTAAAAGGCTAATGACTTATCCAgacaagaaaagaaactcTATGGACAAGACTAgaatagtactcctagtaGTAAAACTTAGACCAGTCACATTACTCTAAAAATCATATACTAATTCAGAAAATTTTCGAATATATTCGAAAAAAGAGCCTGGTTGAATTATATACAGGTACAATTACAAACAcatcattcaaattcatagtGAAATAAAACAAGGCATTCTCCATCCAGCAAACGAAGTAATTCTCATTTGTCACCGAAATTTCTGATTCGCtcccaaaaaagggaaaagaataagaaaaagatttgaacatttttatacaaaataatgttGATAGAGATTTAAGATATTTGAAATACGTTGTTGGAGTCGAATCACACACACAATCTCAGGGTTTAAGGAGTAATAGCTAGTATATTTGTATAACAGATTTAACACACTAATGAGAATGTAAATTTTCCAGAGTAAGAGAGGAATGTGTGCCTGTTGCTGCTTGGCAACTTGTTCTCTGAGCTTCGTCGCCTGTTTTCTGATGGCTTCCATTTCATTATtcgagtagagagagagagagagtttatGGCTGCAGTGTTGGAGGGGTTTTGAAATTAGTATTTGAAAGTGTGTCTACTCTGTCGACTTTAAAGTACAACATTATCATTAGAACATCTAGATCATTATCTTCTTTAATAAGATGATGATCAAGTTCATAGGATTAATCATCTTGATCAAGTTCATTTATAGGAAATaggattaataaatttttctctctttttatatcttaaatttactttttattatcGAATATCTCTAGCTAATAGAATGTTGTTTGTCTTTGTTGTCCACCTATATATAACTTTGATTTATTCTAGTACTTTtggctatatatatataaagtttatttaaattaatggtCAAAATATTTGTTCTAAAACTATAAGCCTAGATTATTCTATTCATTGGATTACTATGAGAAACTATCTAGACTGTTctataaaattctaaaacgagaagatattttatttagaagtCGGGACCTCAAGTCCTAATTCAAACAGTTTCTTACAAACCAATTCAAAATAGACATGCATGCCCATTGTATGGTCAGGATCCgcttttaaatttcaaaaccaTTACCAGcttttgaaaatgataaaaattgaatactagttgagaaaaattggaaaaatcattgaaataaaatatactccataaactTTGGCAAAACCCCCCAAATCATCAATGGGTTTCAACCGGAAATGGATTCCATTTCTTTTGTCGAGTCGATTATGATCCCATTTTTTAAACCGCATTTCTTGAACCGGAGTCATCCATACCCCCAATTTCAAGGTGTTGCTTTCTTACTTGCCATATTCAATTAGTCAATTCCACCATTTCTGAAATTACAATAATTCTAGGCTAAGATTTTTCAGGAGctttttttctgaaattataaaaaataaatcctaaagAAAAGaactctttttttctttgacgcctttttttcatttcatttccaaAAACCTTGTAGTTTTGGGCATGCACctaaaatatgtaaaacttTATATTAGCCATCATGGGCAAAAGAggttgaggaaaaaaaaaacataataattgGGATTTTGCATATGGATCCTCCCTTCTTGCCCCATTCATCATTACTCATAATGGAAGTATGCCTTGGCCACATGAGAGCTTAATCCAACAACATAATTTCTCACCCAATCATACACTTGGTCGCCATCATAATATTAACTACCACTACCATTCTattgttttaatattattatcttgGCTTCTATTTTTTCCCCCTAAACTATACTACATCACAACTAATTGAATTGTTGAGAACACTCACTTCACATGCCATTGTATGCAATGATGTCATAGATGTCTTGACAAATCATGCTTAGTAATTGCTAATTAACAATGTATAATAagactgaaaaaaaaagaaaagaaaagaaaagtagagaaaagGAAGAATGTACAActaggagaataaagtactACTATCATATATTGCGGCCGAATCATTGAGGAAAAGAAAGTAAAGACTTCATGGTTCTTCCCTTCTACAAATCACATtacaaagaagaaaacatcaaaaattaaagttgGTAACTGCCCAAGTCCCAACTGTCTCTTAACAAATTGATTACAATAAAATTGGTTTCACAATCCTTTTGATCACAAAAGACATGCATCCACTAATAACGACACATTACATGCAAATACatgaaaacaaacaaacatcTACCCAAGTTAAAGTAACACAACCAATATCTTGtaaatagttgaaataatgCAGTGGGctatttttggcaatgagCCTTGCACATATTCCTACAATCATAAACACAAGGCCCTCCGCAATGCAATGGACAATCCAACCTCATTCCCCTACACCTTCCCTTCACCATGCATTGTGCAAACTCCCCCATTGCATAGTCCCCCTTCGGGAACACTCTCGTCTTGCCAGAACGATGATGCTTCCCACCGTTGCAGCCCCACCGCCAAAAAacaccaccacctcctccaTTTCCCCATCCCCAGCCTCCATTACGGTTcccaccacctccaccaccaccccaGCCCCATCCAACTCCGCCgccacctcctcctcctcctccattgttcttcttcttgtctTTCACCACTACATCATTGTAGGTCTTGTCACTTTTACCTCCATTATGTTCGTCGTTCCTTTGTGGAAGATCAGAATCTTTTAACGAcgaggtggtggtggcggaggcgcctcctcctccttcgGCTCTCAATCCAACTATCACCATAGATAAAAACAGAGCCAGACACAAAAGTCTCCCCATTATTTCTTGGTGATCACTGCATGGTATTTCCACTACAGTTGGTCAATTTATACCACTCTTTCCACCAATGGCAGTTGCGgaaatagtaattaaatattgcatgCATACGGTTAGATTATTCAGTAATATGGAAGCTAACAAACTAACAAGAAATACTAGAAAAATATAAGAGTGGAATGAGGGACACAGATTTCTTGGATGTCACTTTTGTCCCCACTCAAAAATCTCAACAGTTCATGCTTGTAATAAAAGATGGATTACTAAGTACTGAGATAGGCACCAAATCTACCACttgcaaataaaatatattgtgatgatctatttcttcatttttcaacATCAAGTTTCATTCCTAAGTAGTCAAATAATGCTTAGTCTTTAGTTATTTGTTCTGTTATTGttgtgaaaaaatagtaaataatcATAGGCAAAGATGGATACCTTTATTCATGTTATTGGTAGATTGTTATGTTGAAAAGCTATAAACAATCAAATCTTTATTAAATTGACATTAAACAATGCACAGAAAACATACTACATAAAAACAATCTTGCATCAACCAGCAATAAGggattaaataatactaatgaATGTAAATCATAAGCACCAAAAGGAGTATTGAAGAAGAGTGATTGGTTGAATTCACAACAAACAAGTATGGATATATTAAGAAAAGAGTTTTTCAGTTTAGCAGGACCGTTGTAGCTAGCTAGATTCAGCCTTCAAGCAACAAACAGTGCTCTCTCTACACACCACTAATACCAAACTAATAAAAGTAGGTATaactgaattatatttaatcaaataaacaaaatttcactGTCACTCAACAAACTCATATGTATATCTCTCTACAAGTATTTTGACTATGAGCAAAATTCTTTATCTTGAAACCAAGCATGATGGACAGAACATGATTCAAAACCCTTCCGTCTCTGGAGATGGCCGAAGCCATCGTGTTACATTGTTGTTTTGGTACATTTTTGGCAAAGTGCATGCATAACTCAATTCCTTATTAATGAAATCACAGTTACCATAATCCTTTCTTTTGATGCTACCCATGACATCTTCTTGGCTCGACGTTGATTTCGGGGATAATATGAACTCAATTCTGGTGTTGACACTACTACTCTATTCAATTGTCTCGTTTCTCTCTTTTAACACATCTAACATCTTTACCATACAATatacatacaaatacaatacCTAGTCAccttgaaatttaaattttcgtgtatttatatatttgaatatttaattataagacCATATATGAAACAATATCTGTTCCTTTACAAATACTCCGTAAcacaattttcattaataGACTTTCAACTTTTaagtcaaatttattttattttacatcaGATAGTAAATCACAATGATATCCCAATAAAATGTCAAGTTACACACTGAAAGTTTTAGTactaacaaacaaaaaatggaTGTAACACAAAAACAGAGAGATAATTCTTTATTAGTACAAGCATTTGGAGCTATGGAATACTCCACATCCAACTTTTCCTCAATCAATGGCGTGCATGGCAATGTGATTTATTCCACTTGAGTCAAAGTCACAATTGTATAAAGCACGAAATTATTACTACAATACTCAAATTTCTCACTGTATAACTCTCTAATTTATTATCACTCTATATTTCCTCACACCTCTAGTCCTCTATGTGGATGTGACGCAGAATACAAACACTTACTAACTCTATACTCAAAGAGTTAATTATATCTATGCTCTTCTCTTGGTTTTGCTTATTTTTAGGGTGCTAGCTCTCTCTTGGTTATCTGGTAATGAACAAATGATGCCTCTTTATAGGAAAAAGTTTCTTCCCCTTCCACCTACAAATTGTCAGCCGTAAATGGTAATAAAGGTTGCTGCAAAAGTCTTTATACAGCCACCCTAAAGTAGCCATCTCTACAATTGTAGCAAAAGGTGATGCAGTCACCCCAGCCGCCCCCACACCCTGGCCCGACAGTTTGTGAGGGGGTTCAATCAGGGTACACAGCGGCCCGTTAGAGAGGAGGCCTTCAATCCAATGTCCTGACAGAAGCCCATCTCTCAAGGCCTCACACTTGTGCCTGAGAGATGGAAGCTCCCACACGCCAGTAGTGGGATTCGAACCCAACTCCTTGTAGCAATATCTGCTCCCCCGGAACCAACTGCTCTACAATTGCTATGGTTGATGGTGGCTGGACGGACCTATCAATATTTGCATACATACGGACATACGGTTAGATTATTCAGTAATTTAGAAGCTAACAAACTAACAAGAAATACTAGAAAAGAGTGGTATGAGGACAGGGGTTTCTTGGATGTCACTTTTGTCCCCActcaaaaatctcaaaatttcaTGCTTTCAAGAAAAGATGGATAACTGAGTACTGAGATAGTCACGAAATATATAGTGTATATCAATAGCAAATCAAATATGTTGTGGTGTATCGATTTCAACATCTTTGAACTTCAAGTTTCACTCAAATTTCAACTGAAATATACCACCACatcatgaaaattataaaatctcgATCTGAGCTAACAAATAATGcttgattttttgttatttgttcCATTATTGTGGTGATGAAGTAGTGAATAATCGTTTGACTTGATTCAAGAAACAAGAGGCTTTCGATATATACATGAATACCGTTTCTTATCATGGTTATTGACTTGAAATCTTTATCGAATTGACATCACAGGACTTACTAATAATAGTACTGcactacaattttttttatgataatgcTTATATCCA harbors:
- the LOC125224479 gene encoding glycine-rich RNA-binding protein 1-like codes for the protein MGRLLCLALFLSMVIVGLRAEGGGGASATTTSSLKDSDLPQRNDEHNGGKSDKTYNDVVVKDKKKNNGGGGGGGGGVGWGWGGGGGGGNRNGGWGWGNGGGGGVFWRWGCNGGKHHRSGKTRVFPKGDYAMGEFAQCMVKGRCRGMRLDCPLHCGGPCVYDCRNMCKAHCQK